The segment ATTGATGACATTTCtcaccaaattgatcaaatacACCAATGTATACACAGGTACTTTAATGGCTAATTTGATTTActtgcaaaaattgaaaaccaAATTGCCAAAAAACGCTCAAGGTTTACCTTGCACTAGACACAGAATCTTGTTGAGCTGTTTAATCTTGTCTAGTAAGTTCCACAATGATTCTAGCCCAAAAAATAAGCATTGGGCTAAATATACTGATGGATTGTTTAATGTTAAAGATATCAATCTTATGGAAAggcaattgatttatttattgaattggGATTTGAAGGTTTCTAATGAAGAAATGGTTGAAGTATTAGGATCATTTTTGGAACCAGTTAGAGCACAAATTATCAAGCTGgaaaagatcaaattgtggaaacaacaacaagcacaacaacaacaactttatGCATCTGCTACCGCTACTGCTACTACCGCTGCATCCACTGTTCCCGCAACTACTACCCCAGCTTCTGCATATCTTACTCCATCGCCATCCAGATCAAGCTCGGTCAGCccatcaaattcatccacTAGCTCCAACTCATTATACAATCAATTACACTACAGACAAGATTCTCaaagttcaatttcatccatcagttcatccaaatcaacaaattcactTTTCTCAACGAGatcaaactcatcatcaggCACTTCAACATGTTCAGTATCGCCATTGCCACCATCAACTGCTTCATCCactcttgttgaaaagaaaccACAACAAGCTAATCAATACATGGTTGATCCACTTATTGAATTTGCTGCAATGAAGGAAGagattgaattgaataacttgttgaagaaattcaacaaatcaacgATCTAAGTGGCAGTTTATGATGCTTTTGTTATGAGTTTTATGAGTTTATTTTGGCTGGTCATCAAAGATAAAGGGATAGTAAAATGCAGGTCGTTTGATCTATCTCctttccaattgttggattttaCGACATTTTAGTTTTCTCGAGTGAGAAGATGAGATACTTTTACTCCTTCTCACCCCAGTTTCTTTTGCATCTTTCATTCTGGGTTGAAACTTTTTATATACGGTTATATTTTTTTACAAAGAGGACGTTTGAATATAGATattataaaaaaaattacaatttaTAAGACTGGCTTTCTGTAGTTATTATCGAACTTTCCCACTAGCGACATATGCAATGGGATCGTGTGAAGCAGAGCCAGCGGAGATCTTAGTGAGTGATAACGCGGGGtaagttgcaaaaagagaaattcCACCTAATGCAACTGCAACTTGAAGTACGAACTTAGTTCGCAATAAAATTATTCGAATGATGCAATTAAATGCAAGTCCCGCCGGAACACAGGTAAACGTATCACTGTATCATAATGACGCTAGTATATGCTACCACGGAAGGAACCGAAGTTTCGCAACCACACATTCATCACAGAACAGACCCACACAGAGGATCAATAGCGGGCTTAAATCACACAGTCTCATTATATTGTATACACTACTAGTAAATCTATGGCAAGTTCATACTAGCTATACCCAACATTTCTTCCAAGGGGAAACTGTTAAACAAATCGAAATCATTCAATGTCTTCAACTCGCCTCCATTTGCGTTTCCAGCATGTCCACCACTACCTTGACCACTAGAATTTGCATCATTTTCAGGGTTGTTGGTACTACCGCCTTCGTTAAATCCAGCAGGTTGTTGGtagttttgttgttgttgcggATGCTGCTGTAgtggttgttgctgttgttggttaTATGGTTGTGCCAAAGACTGCCAAAATGGAGTCATCACCGATGGCGTAAATGGAGTATGTCCAGACACTGATCCACCAATGTTTGTATTAGGAAATccactttgattttgatcaTGATTGTTGTCATTGGTAAATGGACTCGTTTTCATCTTGAGTGAGATCCATAAATTATCGATATCTGTGTTTGATACAGTGttaaaatcatcaagacTTGACCAGGATTCGGATGACGTTGGATTGGTTAAGATGTTGGAGTATTCGGTTGCTGAACTTGGCGCGTTTGAGCCAACCAGGTTTTGGTGTGTATGCACCTGGGAAACATCACCACTACCATTAACTCTTGTCTCCCCTCTATTGGTATTTCCTGATGTTGGTCGTGACTGTACACCACCAGCGtcttcaacattatcaCCGGCGCTATTATGATTTCCGTTGAAAGTTTCTGTAAACATCTTGCCAAACCTTTTCTTGCATTTATTGTATGGTTTCAGACCCTTTTCACAAAGTGCTATAAGCTCATTCAATTGGGCATCATCACATTCCAAAAACGTCCTTAATTGTTTCTTCTCAtggaaaagtttgaaaaactcTTGATTCCTCATACAATGAGTCATAATATACGAATGAGCTTTAGTTATTCTCCATGCATAATAATACCGTTGACTCAATCGCGACATTGACATAATGACCACTTCACAGATTCTTTCCAAAAGTTGACTCAATTGCACTAATTTGGCATATTTTAACCGATAAGTGAACCCGGATCTCATTCCAGCTTCATGTGCTACAGGATTAGACCTCATTAAATAGATCGTCGAATTCAATCGTGTCAACATTGCAAAACTAAATTGAGAAATCTTGTGCAacattgattcaataaatggattcaaaatcaaatcgCTACCGATATCAGTACCGAAATTTTTAGCATTTTCACAAAGCAATTGGAAAACGTGGGGTAAAAATTCACCATACAATGAGGCCATAATTTTTCTCAAGTAGAAAAACGCCAATGATTGCAGCTTCTGTTGTTTGTCAAGTGGTTGGTTCAGATCTTTTGCTTGTGCTTCATAATGGATATACAAATGGGCCAATAACCCGTTAAGAAACATTTTCATATTGATATAATTTTTGCACttcataattttcaaaaatggataAGCATaattatcttcatcataagGTATAAGAAACAACTTCATTATACCAAAATTGTTATTGAGAAACACTTCAAATTCGGAAATATAACCAGTAAGGATCTTCAAATTAGCCGGTTTATgtaaattcaaacaagagTTCAATATATTCACCAACTTGGTACGATACTTTTCAAGGTAAGCAAATGTACTAACAAcatatttttctttttcaacatcatcgaTGTTTTCATTCCCCGGTTCATAATAGGGCAAGCGAGTATCATACATCTCTTCTCTGACACATAATGGATTACCATATTGATATCCCTGTATCAAGTCACATATAACCaaaaaaaaccaaattttgcgatgaagattttgaatcCTAGTGCTATCTTCTTCAGCAACAGAACCCTCAATAGAATCAGATATGATATCATTCATATTTGTAACCACTGATCCGTCACGATGCAATCCAATAGCAAGTGCCATTTGAACCATTAATCCATTAATCACTTGCGAATCTCCACCATCGGCACCATCACCATGCTCAGGTCCAAACATATAATACAAACGAAGAAAAAAAGTGCACTGTAAAACAATGAGGGCACTTCTACGatttaaattgaattgatcaagacaTAATTCTGCCATTTCGATAAGCTTCATTTCAGCTGGGTTCATTAGCAAATACTGTACATCCAATTCATGTACATCCTCTGTTTCATTGGCCAACTTTTGATCCATAATGGTTCTTCTGTTGGTGACTAGTGAAACGTAAGCAAATCGAATCACAATGAAAAGTGTTCCCAAGTATGCAAGATCAAGTcgtttttcaattttcaaatcggTTATTTTGGAGTCATTGTAACCTTTAGGTCCCAATATGCGTTCCATTTCATGGACAAaatcttgttcatcaaGTAATGGGAAAAATGGGTACAAGTGGGTAAAGAAcaactcaattgatttccAAATAGCTTTCTGTTTAGGGAGATAATccttcaaattttcaatcaaattcaattcttcttcgATTTTGCCTTTGCCAAATGACATGGCACCTCTTGACTTCTTCTCTGGCTCAGGGCTAATAGGAACATCCTTTTTGGACTCTGATTTATCTTCCACAGAAGTTGTTGCTTTCGGTGTGCTAGCAGCCGCAGTACCATCTCTGATTCCCAGTTGTTTGAAATTAGTTCGAACATTGCCATAAAGCctcaaatcattgaaccCGTCACGATCAATTGCTCGTTCACGAAATTCCCATTCTTGACCACGATCCTTCTTTTTACACTGAGGCTGGTCAGATTTATCTGTTTCAGCATCCTTATCAACACCATCGTGGCCACAACAACCATGAACAGACTTTGCTCCGCCTTGTGAATCCCCATCTTTGAAAACATGAATTAAAGGTGGTAATTGAGCAGCACGTGGAGTTTGTCGGATCCTTTGACGATTTTCTTGACGAACTGAATGCAAGTATTTCCAAACTTGACTTTGGGCAGGatcttttttcaataacgTCAACCAAGCAAATGGACCATGGTTGTATCGTCTAGCTAAGTCCTGAACATGTACGGGTGCATAGCCTGCATAGAAATTAATAGTTTCTTCAGGATCAGTATCATTGTGTGGATTAATTCCAACAAAAGTAGGGTTCGATGAGTCATTGTGTGCCGATGAGGTGATCGTCTCCCAGTCAAGAGGCTTTCTCTCAGTTGCAGGTGTGGAGTTATTAGATGTTTGATAAGTTCCATTTCCATCATGCAtttttgattccaattCGTGTAATTTAGATTTCAAGAACTCCAACTGAGCAAAAACACCACCAGTATTAGCTTCAGGGTGAGGATTAACATTCTCGGATATATCAACACTCTCAATACTACCAACATCACTCTTCCTTTCTCCTTGACTTGTCTTACGTTTCTTGATAGCCCCGTCATCTCCATGTCTAGAGCTCAAAAAATCTAAACGCTGCACAGAAAATTGCTCATCCTGGTCAGCTTTATTCCACAGCGGTTGCAGGTACTCACAAACCGATCCATACTTGACACATGAACCACAAGGCTTATTTCTATCACATTTAATTTTACGCCGTTTGCAtgacaaacaattgagtGAAACACGATTTCGCTTATGCTTTGCTTGTTCGTGACCTACCTGAAATACTGATTGCATCCTATCGCGTGAGGGAATATCGGTGATCAATGGATTGAAAATACTAGAGGCTCGATGTAACGAGGAAGGTTTGATAGAGAAGGATTTTGTTTCAGTAATGTATGACGCTACCTAACCCCGTTCTTTTTTCGGTGTTAGGTGATTGGACGGTCATACGATTTTACGTTTTAGGAGATGCCAATACCAACAAGATTAAACTATAAGAGACTCTattaaatttcaaaacctaataataatacacactttttgatttattcaataaaaaaagcAGCCCAAAACTACATCGATACAATTGTTTGCTCCTCAGCTTGTTCTTAAGATGATCCCATTTTGACCAAATCCTCATCAAAATCTCCATAAATATTATACAACCgaatcaaatcttcattacGGGCAACTGGATCCAAAATATCATCAGGtaaattattcaaattatcaaatacttggtcatcatcaaaaaatgaCATAAATGTAGCACCATTTCCATTATTGAATATGGcgaaatcatcaatatcaactgATGATCGTAACGAatcgaaattgaaattatcaatctcatcatcattatcaacaattattCCCTTagctttcaatttttctcttttcaatctctttttttcttcagtGGCATTACGAAATTCACCACATAATCGACATAAATGATGCAATTCAGCAAGggtgaaaaattcaatcatATTGGTGCCCTGGTGAAAAAACAGTTGATCGTTAATTGccttttcaaaaaacacATCGGGGTTTTCAACACATTGACGCATGATTATATATGTCATAATGTATAATCGATAACTGTTGATATAAGTACGTGACAATTTGCGGAAATTACCTACAAATAACTCCGCTTCGACTAGAACCATGGTGAATAAGGTGTCAATAACTTCAAGTCGAGGAATATAGCTTGGTTCTTTAAACACTTTGAAAGACAAatccttcttttgatgGAGCAACCTAATGAAGAACGACGTCAAGAAGGAATGTGTTCTAATCATATATCGTTCATTAGCTGCTGTAAGAATGTAATCAAAATTCTTGCCAAATAATTCCACCGAGTTGTCCAATACATGAGTCATAATGTACACAATTTGCACCACACTCTTGATATAGATCTTGAATAATTCAATTCCAGCATTCATGGATGGAGTCTTTGACTCGTTATattcattttcataatGAATGGCAATCATATAGTACATACCAGACAAGTTTGtcctcaattgaataaacaTGCAGTATTTCATCACCTTGATTATTTGCTCTTCATGTTCAAACGTACTTGCATCCCATGAACTTGCATTTGGGTTAACTTTTGCTGGCTTACAGATAACAGTCAGGAAGAAATCTTTTCcgaagaaatcaaaaaatatcttttccaaatgaTTAGTATCAGCTAAAATATCCATAACTTTTGGCTTTTCCCatacattgttgattttgttacACAACTGACGATAACATTCACATATTGAATTGTATCGTTTAATCGTCTCATTAAGTTCCCCCGTTTTGTCCTTTGATTCATAAGGAGTCTGTACATCgctcattttcaaatttctcaaGTTTAAATTGGTACCATTGTGGAGACTGCTCATTGCATCCGCTTCCGTCAAGTAGTTCCATAAATACCTCcatgttttgataaatgCAGGATTTTTGCAAAGAGCATCATACGCAGTATATGATGTTGGATCACGATTCAATCCAATGGCAAGTGCATGTCGTATAGTCACACCAAGTAAGATTTGTGAGTCAGCTCCACATATACCATGACCGTCATCAGGCGAAACTTCCTTATAAAAATATAAAAGGGTTAACAATTGAACCAACTTGAATGAAGACTTTGCAGCAATCAAGCCATCACTAATACATAGATTAATCACCTTTTTAAACTCATCTGACGAAATTTGCGTCATGTCTTGAATCATTGACACCTCTTCATCGGTATAATCATTGTACACATTGTCATTATGtatcaaacttttgaatcCCAACGACAAAATAAGCAAAAATAAACCCAATGTTCGCAAGTCTTGGTCGTTGCGAATCTTGACTGAAGTCCATCTATCATGTCCGAAAGAAGGGAAAgttgtcaacaaattcttcaCCTCCACAATTAAAGGTGTTTCATCCAAGATGGGAATAAAAGGATGaacatatttgaaaaaccGGCAAAATAACTTAAACAGGTTTACTTGATCAGGCAAAACTGCAATAATGACCTTTTCCACCATTGAATAATACTCCTTCTTATTTGAGCCAGCGAAAAAAGACTCAACAGATGGCATGATGTTCGGTAGCTTACGCTCTTCCCTTTTATTCTCTCCAACATTTGGTGAGTACTTATCGAAAGGTGAAGCGACATTCAACGAATTTAATGACTGCTCCCGTGCATGCTTGATTGCCGCTTTTGAAAGGTTGTTTATCTCAGCatcattgtttgattggTTTGAATCGCTTGGAGCCATAGGTGCTGCTTCAACAGCATTTTCGTGATCAGCTGGcgtcaaattcaattttggtttcttcAGGAATGACGACAAACCATCACTATGCCTGGATGAAAGCCTAGAAGCTGAACCTGTTGAATTTCTGCGCTTTTTATTGGCATCTGTTCTGATAAACTTTGTCATTTCTCCTGCCCTAAACAAGTGGACTGTAAAGTTTCTTAAAATTGTAATGAAGGGATCACTCTTGGTTAATCCAAGGTACGAAAGTACTCCTTGTTCTTGGATAATTTGGTTTTCCAATGCTACTGAGTAGCTAGAATTGGAGAAAACATTCATTCTGTCCTCAGTGCTAACCTGTAATGATGAATTAGGGCCTAGTGGAATTGAAACCAATgagtttgatgaaaaggaGTCCTTAACGTTTGGTGAATTTTGCATGGAAGTGGGTTTTTGttcattgataaatgaACCAGGTGTTGTAGCTGTTGCACTGGGCTTATGCATACTAGTCAAAGGTGAAGGCACATTTTCAGAAGGCATTGATCGTATTCTTGTAGTTGGTGTTGCCATTTGGTTCCCCCCaccattgatttcattaGGAGATGAGTGTTGAGAGAGAGGGTAGTTTGCCAATGGTGATGTAGTGACATTTTTTGTAGACTGGCCGGCAACTGGGGGAGGTAATTGGGGCTGACTGTCTGAACGCAAAGAAGTTGATCCGATTGCAGACAAGGGGGCAGACGGAGGCTGTGGTAATGGAAGTGAACTGATCGATCCTGACTGTTGGTGGTGTGAGCCAGATCTAAATactgaatttgatattgcTGTAGGACTGGGCAAATATGGTTTTCCATTATCTTGAGAGGTCCTGTGTTGCGAAGGAGGTCCTGGTATTGGTAATTGGCGTGGCAGAACTTTCTCTGTACCGTTGTTGAAGGGTGGTTGTGGAATTGGTCTGTACTGCGTGGAAGATCCTGGACCACTTGACGGCGAGTAAATGTGAGAAGCTCCCGGAGAGGAGTAGTTGGGTGAGGGTTGAGATAAAGGCGGACCATTGAATGGTGGAGTGTGATACAAGTGCGGAGgatgttgctgttgttgttgttgttgctgctgctgctgctgttgttgttgctgttgctggtgCGGTGGTAAAATAGGTTGACCTGGTGGTGATGGCCCCACaggatattgttgttgaatatttggTGGTGCATAGTTTGCTGGGTCGGAAGCATTGGGTGACGGAGGAATGTAATGTTGTGGTGAGTGCAGAAAATGGGGTGGTAATGGTCCTGGTGGAGGAGGTCCACTACCTGGATAACCCTGAGGTCCATTATAGTTATACGAGTTTGATTGTTGTGTGTATCCTTGCCCGTTATATTGGTGGGGGTTTTGGTAAAGATATCTGTGACCAGAGTTGAATTCGTACTGGCACAAGTGTGTTATTCCCTTTCTGATACATGTACCACATACTGGCCGTACCCTATCACATTTGGATTTTCTCTTTCTGCACATGGAACAAGATGCTGGAATTCTATTCCTCTTTTTTAGCGTTTGTTGTGCTGAATCGTTGCTGTCAGCGTTGTTGTTATCCTCATGATTGTTGATCCCAGTTGCATTTGGTACAGTACTGGTATTACTTGGAGTTGAACCTGTGTTTGGAGACGCACGATGTGGTGGTAAGGGCAGAGGGTTTGCCGGCAGGTTGTTATTAGAGCTTGTGGATGAATTAACAGGGTTATGTTGAATATTCCCCGAGGAATTTCTTATTGGCTCCATTGCTGTAGTGGTGTATGAAGACAGTTACAACAGCTTTATGTCCTTTAGTTGATCTATTGTTGTGTGGAGTATGCTGTTCCTTTTGTTTACTCTCTTTTTGGTTccatatatatatgtggTCGGGGTTTTTTTattaattaatttttttatttttttttttcttttactGTTTGGTTGAATAAAAGTTgttctattgttttgttctattgttttgtttattaaATCAAATGACATACAACGAATTCTTTACTAGTTATGTATCAAAACCCCAGTTCATTTCAAACACTCAGTAAAAGACAGATAAACTTAAACTTATGGCTAATCCTCTTCAATAAAAGGCGGTCTAAGGTTCTAAGGTTCAGCTTATTTGTGACCGTTGGAAACAGGCCTAATTTAACAGATATAATTTGTATGTATTGTAGGTAAGAGGGTCTACTACAAAACTTGAGCGAAATCTACGTTCTTGGTGCGTATCTTTCTCATTCAAAACGTTACATTGTGTATAACATGTATACGTATATATACACTACTTGTCATCGGAGTAGAACAGTTTTGCTTTGtttatttcttcttcttctttttgtgGTCTAATGGGTGGGTGCGGAGAGGGGAACGAGACatatttcattcttttggAAACAGATAACGCCAACTGAAAAAGGGTTGAATTGAGCTATGCCCAGTACAGTTAGGTCCATCTAAGAACgcaattttaaatttggtTCTGGTTaaattgtcattgttgt is part of the Candida orthopsilosis Co 90-125, chromosome 2 draft sequence genome and harbors:
- a CDS encoding Pcl1 cyclin homolog — its product is MVSALDLKALNIFLNGPITHDMIHKLVVATLQVIPCKDTKSQTYTTTNNTVKQLPSLMTFLTKLIKYTNVYTGTLMANLIYLQKLKTKLPKNAQGLPCTRHRILLSCLILSSKFHNDSSPKNKHWAKYTDGLFNVKDINLMERQLIYLLNWDLKVSNEEMVEVLGSFLEPVRAQIIKSEKIKLWKQQQAQQQQLYASATATATTAASTVPATTTPASAYLTPSPSRSSSVSPSNSSTSSNSLYNQLHYRQDSQSSISSISSSKSTNSLFSTRSNSSSGTSTCSVSPLPPSTASSTLVEKKPQQANQYMVDPLIEFAAMKEEIELNNLLKKFNKSTI
- a CDS encoding Zcf14 transcription factor (transcription factor with zinc cluster DNA-binding motif), whose product is MQSVFQVGHEQAKHKRNRVSLNCLSCKRRKIKCDRNKPCGSCVKYGSVCEYSQPSWNKADQDEQFSVQRLDFLSSRHGDDGAIKKRKTSQGERKSDVGSIESVDISENVNPHPEANTGGVFAQLEFLKSKLHELESKMHDGNGTYQTSNNSTPATERKPLDWETITSSAHNDSSNPTFVGINPHNDTDPEETINFYAGYAPVHVQDLARRYNHGPFAWLTLLKKDPAQSQVWKYLHSVRQENRQRIRQTPRAAQLPPLIHVFKDGDSQGGAKSVHGCCGHDGVDKDAETDKSDQPQCKKKDRGQEWEFRERAIDRDGFNDLRLYGNVRTNFKQSGIRDGTAAASTPKATTSVEDKSESKKDVPISPEPEKKSRGAMSFGKGKIEEELNLIENLKDYLPKQKAIWKSIELFFTHLYPFFPLLDEQDFVHEMERILGPKGYNDSKITDLKIEKRLDLAYLGTLFIVIRFAYVSLVTNRRTIMDQKLANETEDVHELDVQYLLMNPAEMKLIEMAELCLDQFNLNRRSALIVLQCTFFLRLYYMFGPEHGDGADGGDSQVINGLMVQMALAIGLHRDGSVVTNMNDIISDSIEGSVAEEDSTRIQNLHRKIWFFLVICDLIQGYQYGNPLCVREEMYDTRLPYYEPGNENIDDVEKEKYVVSTFAYLEKYRTKLVNILNSCLNLHKPANLKILTGYISEFEVFLNNNFGIMKLFLIPYDEDNYAYPFLKIMKCKNYINMKMFLNGLLAHLYIHYEAQAKDSNQPLDKQQKSQSLAFFYLRKIMASLYGEFLPHVFQLLCENAKNFGTDIGSDLILNPFIESMLHKISQFSFAMLTRLNSTIYLMRSNPVAHEAGMRSGFTYRLKYAKLVQLSQLLERICEVVIMSMSRLSQRYYYAWRITKAHSYIMTHCMRNQEFFKLFHEKKQLRTFLECDDAQLNELIALCEKGSKPYNKCKKRFGKMFTETFNGNHNSAGDNVEDAGGVQSRPTSGNTNRGETRVNGSGDVSQVHTHQNSVGSNAPSSATEYSNILTNPTSSESWSSLDDFNTVSNTDIDNLWISLKMKTSPFTNDNNHDQNQSGFPNTNIGGSVSGHTPFTPSVMTPFWQSLAQPYNQQQQQPLQQHPQQQQNYQQPAGFNEGGSTNNPENDANSSGQGSGGHAGNANGGELKTLNDFDLFNSFPLEEMLGIASMNLP
- a CDS encoding Zcf13 protein (predicted zinc-finger protein) gives rise to the protein MEPIRNSSGNIQHNPVNSSTSSNNNSPANPSPLPPHRASPNTGSTPSNTSTVPNATGINNHEDNNNADSNDSAQQTLKKRNRIPASCSMCRKRKSKCDRVRPVCGTCIRKGITHLCQYEFNSGHRYLYQNPHQYNGQGYTQQSNSYNYNGPQGYPGSGPPPPGPLPPHFSHSPQHYIPPSPNASDPANYAPPNIQQQYPVGPSPPGQPILPPHQQQQQQQQQQQQQQQQQQHPPHLYHTPPFNGPPLSQPSPNYSSPGASHIYSPSSGPGSSTQYRPIPQPPFNNGTEKVSPRQLPIPGPPSQHRTSQDNGKPYLPSPTAISNSVFRSGSHHQQSGSISSLPLPQPPSAPLSAIGSTSLRSDSQPQLPPPVAGQSTKNVTTSPLANYPLSQHSSPNEINGGGNQMATPTTRIRSMPSENVPSPLTSMHKPSATATTPGSFINEQKPTSMQNSPNVKDSFSSNSLVSIPLGPNSSLQVSTEDRMNVFSNSSYSVALENQIIQEQGVLSYLGLTKSDPFITILRNFTVHLFRAGEMTKFIRTDANKKRRNSTGSASRLSSRHSDGLSSFSKKPKLNLTPADHENAVEAAPMAPSDSNQSNNDAEINNLSKAAIKHAREQSLNSLNVASPFDKYSPNVGENKREERKLPNIMPSVESFFAGSNKKEYYSMVEKVIIAVLPDQVNSFKLFCRFFKYVHPFIPILDETPLIVEVKNLLTTFPSFGHDRWTSVKIRNDQDLRTLGLFLLILSLGFKSLIHNDNVYNDYTDEEVSMIQDMTQISSDEFKKVINLCISDGLIAAKSSFKLVQLLTLLYFYKEVSPDDGHGICGADSQILLGVTIRHALAIGLNRDPTSYTAYDALCKNPAFIKTWRYLWNYLTEADAMSSLHNGTNLNLRNLKMSDVQTPYESKDKTGELNETIKRYNSICECYRQLCNKINNVWEKPKVMDILADTNHLEKIFFDFFGKDFFSTVICKPAKVNPNASSWDASTFEHEEQIIKVMKYCMFIQLRTNLSGMYYMIAIHYENEYNESKTPSMNAGIELFKIYIKSVVQIVYIMTHVLDNSVELFGKNFDYILTAANERYMIRTHSFLTSFFIRLLHQKKDLSFKVFKEPSYIPRLEVIDTLFTMVLVEAELFVGNFRKLSRTYINSYRLYIMTYIIMRQCVENPDVFFEKAINDQSFFHQGTNMIEFFTLAELHHLCRLCGEFRNATEEKKRLKREKLKAKGIIVDNDDEIDNFNFDSLRSSVDIDDFAIFNNGNGATFMSFFDDDQVFDNLNNLPDDILDPVARNEDLIRLYNIYGDFDEDLVKMGSS